In Deltaproteobacteria bacterium, the DNA window AACAACGCCGGAACATTTTCAAAAGATTGGGATCGAACACGTTCCAATGAAAAGAGCCGGGGAACCGGAAGAGGTTGCCTATTGTGTTCGATTTCTTTGTTCCGAGGAAGCGAGTTTTATTACGGGTCAAACGATCTATGTTTGCGGCGGGATGTCCTTTTATCACGGGATATGAAGAATGTCAGGCTTTCGGCAGTCAGCGGGCAGCAATCAGGTAACGAAAAAAAATTTTGCTGAAAGCTAAAAGCTGATGGCTGACCGTTCCCCAAAAACACCATGAAGGAGTTAATTATGAAAATCTGTATCGTTAATATCAATGAAGAATCGGTTTCCGGTCCCTATACCGAGCTGTTAATAAAAAATTTTAATCGCATTAAACGGGAAGACACGGTCTTGGGCTGGAAATACGTCAAGGCCCTTAAAAGGGCAACGGATACCGTTATGTCCTATTTTATTCAACTGAATAAAACAGAGATCATTGAAGGCTTTTATGAGGCGGACCAGGAAGGGTATGACGGGGCGATGGTGGCCTGTTCCGGTGATCCCGGTGTGTACGAGGCCCAGGAAATTACAAAAATCCCTATTGTTGGTCCCATGGAAGCCGCCCTCTTCTTGGCTTGCATGCAAGGCTACAAGTTCGGCATCGTCACGGTCGCCGATAGACGCTGGGCGGAATATTGTGAAGATATGACGGTTCGTTACGGTATTCGGGGCAGGCTGAGCGGCATAGAACGCATCGCCGTACCCTCGATTGAGGCCTTCACCAAAGGTTTTCTGGACCTGGATTGGATAGGGCAGGAGCTCTTGGATAAATCCAGAAAGTTAGTGGAGGCCGGTGCCAATTCGGTGGTCATCGGCAGTGCCGGGTTGAGCACCATGGCCTCGGCAGCTCAAATTTCCAAAGTTCCGGAATACGATGCGCCGATATTTGATTGTTTAAGCGTCGGGTTAAAGATGACCGAGCTTAGGGTTGATCTGCAAAAAAAGGCCGGCCTCCCTCCGGTCAGCCGGGTGGGGGCCCATGAAATGCTGAAAGAAAAAGATATTCGGCGGGTAAGGTCGCTTTTCAATATGAAATAAGTTCGGAGTTTAGAGTTCGGAGTTCGGAGAAAACAGCCATAAGGCGAGAGGCCTATAGCCCATAGCTTTTATTAATTGCATTTCCAGAAGGGATTAAATGAATCAATCGGCGCCTACTGAAAAAAAATATGTAGGGACTGCCATCGAAGGACATACGGCGATCGTTACGATCGATAATCCTCCGATCAATGCCCTCAGTCCCGAAGTAACCAGGGCCTTAAGCGATACCTTTGAAGATCTCAAGCGCAATGAGCTGGTACGGGTTGTCATCCTGACAGGGAAAGGCCGTGCCTTCGTGGCCGGCGCCAACATCCGCCTTTTCCTGGAAATGGATCGGGAAAAAGGGGAAAAGTACGCCCTGGCCGTAACCGAGATGCAACAAAAAATAGAGGAATTCAACTGGCCGGTGATAGCCGCCATTAATGGGTATGCCCTGGGAGGCGGATGCGAATTGGCCATGGCCTGTGATATCCGAATCGCTTCCAGCCAGGCTGTATTCGGCCAACCCGAGGTCCATTTGGGGGTTATTCCCGGGGCCGGCGGCACCCAGCGGTTGCCAAGATTGTTGCCGGCAGGGAAAGCCAAGATGCTTCTCTTTACCGGCAAACAGATTGACGCCTCTGAAGCCGAAAGAATCGGGTTGGTCGATCAGGTCGTCCCGGCAGGAACGGAAGTGCAGGAAGCCCTGAATCTGGCCCGGGAAATAATGAAGGTGGCACCGGTGGCCTTGCGATTTGCCAAAAAGGCGGTCAATCGTGGAATGCAGATGTCGTTACATGACGCCCTGTTGATGGAAGCGACCCTCTTCGGCGAACTCCTGGAAACAGAGGACGTCAAAGAAGGAGTCCAGGCCTTTTTCGAAAAAAGAGAGCCCCGGTTCAAAGGAAGATGAAACCCCTACAAAAGAAGATAAAGTGCCGGGAAGGAAGACCAATGGAAACCCCCACTGATCAATATCCCCATTTGTTCTCCCCCCTGACTTTGGGGTCTCTGAAATTGAAAAACCGGATCGTCATGGCCCCTATGGCGACGGGACTCTTCGATAAGGGTCGGGTTACGCCTCAAGTCAAATCTTTTTATTCGGCCCGGGCCAGGGGAGGGGTCGGTTTGATTATAGTCGGAGGGGTTTATGTCCATTGGCCTGCTTCCGCCGATCTTTCCTCCATCGGTTGCCATAGCCATTTGCAAGATGATTCCGTCCTGGAAGGCTGGAAAGAACTCATCAAAGAATTACATCAGCACGGGACAAAAGTAGGTGTCCAAATCTTTCATCCCGGAAGGCAGGTCGCTCAGGCCCAATGGGGGGAGCAGCCCGTAGGTCCCTCTGCCTTGTCCGGCCCAGGAATCAAAGGGATACCAAGGGAATTGACAAAAGTGGAGATCAAAGGGATCGAAGAATTATTTGGTCAGGCGGCGGTAAGGGCCGAGTCAGCCGGCTTTGATCTGATCGAGATTCACGGGGCTCATGGCTATCTGGTGTCCAGCTTTTTGTCCCCTTATGTCAACAAACGGCAGGATGCTTTTGGTGGAACCCTGGAGAACCGCGCCCGTTTTGCCCTGGAAATTTTTAAAAGGATCAAAAAAAATCTATCTTCAAAAGTGGCCATCGGCATTCGGATGAATGGACAAGACTTTATTAAAGAAGGCCTTTCCTCTGAAGAAGCCCGGTTCCTGGCCGTTCTCTTTGAGAAGGCCGGAATGGATTTTCTGGATATCTCGGCCGGGGTCTATGGAAGCCACCCGGCCCTGATTCCTATGGGGGAGTCCCAGGGATGCTTTATCCCTTTAGCTTCCGGAATAAAGGAGGTCGTCCATCTGCCGGTTATCGGGGTCGGGATGATTCAGGATCCGTCTTATGCCGACCGGATGATTCAAGAAGGGAAAGCAGATCTTGTTGCCCTTGGGCGGGCCTTGATTGCCGACCCGGCCTGGCCTGAGAAGGCGGCTTTGGGGGATCTCCAAAACATTCGTCCCTGTATCCATTGTAATCAGGGATGTGCGGACCGGATCGAGCAAATCAATTTCTCCGGCCAATCCGCAGCCATCACCTGCCTGATGAACCCGGAGGTGGGAAGAGAGCATGAAACACCGTTGAAGAGAGTTGCCCATCCTAAAAAGGTCCTGGTGGTCGGAGGAGGGCCGGCCGGGCTCATGGCCTCCACCATAGCTGCCCGCCGCGGTCATCAGGTGACCCTGATTGAAAGGGATAAAGGTTTGGGGGGGCAAATGATATTGGCCGGTGTCCCCCCGACCAAGGAAAATTTCAAAGAAGCCGTAAAATATTTATCGGACCGGGCAAAAGAGGCCGGGGTGATAATCAGGCTGGAAAGTCCTTACAGCAGCCAACAGCTTAAGAAAATGCAACCGGAGATCGTGGTCGTGGCCACGGGAAGTAGTGTTTTGATCCCTTCCATTAAAGGCATCGATTATGAAAATGTGGTTACCGGTCATGATGTATTGGGGGATCAAGCCCAAACCGGCGAAAGGGTCCTGGTTATCGGCGGAGGACTTGTCGGTTTGGAAGTTGCGGACACCTTAAGTTCGAGGGGGAAAATGGTTCAGGTAGTGGAAATGACCCATCGGTTGGGTAACGGAATGGGGTTCATTG includes these proteins:
- a CDS encoding hydantoin racemase, whose protein sequence is MKICIVNINEESVSGPYTELLIKNFNRIKREDTVLGWKYVKALKRATDTVMSYFIQLNKTEIIEGFYEADQEGYDGAMVACSGDPGVYEAQEITKIPIVGPMEAALFLACMQGYKFGIVTVADRRWAEYCEDMTVRYGIRGRLSGIERIAVPSIEAFTKGFLDLDWIGQELLDKSRKLVEAGANSVVIGSAGLSTMASAAQISKVPEYDAPIFDCLSVGLKMTELRVDLQKKAGLPPVSRVGAHEMLKEKDIRRVRSLFNMK
- a CDS encoding enoyl-CoA hydratase/isomerase family protein; the protein is MNQSAPTEKKYVGTAIEGHTAIVTIDNPPINALSPEVTRALSDTFEDLKRNELVRVVILTGKGRAFVAGANIRLFLEMDREKGEKYALAVTEMQQKIEEFNWPVIAAINGYALGGGCELAMACDIRIASSQAVFGQPEVHLGVIPGAGGTQRLPRLLPAGKAKMLLFTGKQIDASEAERIGLVDQVVPAGTEVQEALNLAREIMKVAPVALRFAKKAVNRGMQMSLHDALLMEATLFGELLETEDVKEGVQAFFEKREPRFKGR
- a CDS encoding FAD-dependent oxidoreductase; its protein translation is METPTDQYPHLFSPLTLGSLKLKNRIVMAPMATGLFDKGRVTPQVKSFYSARARGGVGLIIVGGVYVHWPASADLSSIGCHSHLQDDSVLEGWKELIKELHQHGTKVGVQIFHPGRQVAQAQWGEQPVGPSALSGPGIKGIPRELTKVEIKGIEELFGQAAVRAESAGFDLIEIHGAHGYLVSSFLSPYVNKRQDAFGGTLENRARFALEIFKRIKKNLSSKVAIGIRMNGQDFIKEGLSSEEARFLAVLFEKAGMDFLDISAGVYGSHPALIPMGESQGCFIPLASGIKEVVHLPVIGVGMIQDPSYADRMIQEGKADLVALGRALIADPAWPEKAALGDLQNIRPCIHCNQGCADRIEQINFSGQSAAITCLMNPEVGREHETPLKRVAHPKKVLVVGGGPAGLMASTIAARRGHQVTLIERDKGLGGQMILAGVPPTKENFKEAVKYLSDRAKEAGVIIRLESPYSSQQLKKMQPEIVVVATGSSVLIPSIKGIDYENVVTGHDVLGDQAQTGERVLVIGGGLVGLEVADTLSSRGKMVQVVEMTHRLGNGMGFIAWMNIKRRLERNGVKLFTSCQVKEIRGSQVGLVCEDQEKWIEGIDTIVLAVGVAPRNALFSEIKKQVRKVFLIGDAARPGNALSAIHDGAEAGRRI